In Humulus lupulus chromosome 7, drHumLupu1.1, whole genome shotgun sequence, the following are encoded in one genomic region:
- the LOC133791458 gene encoding uncharacterized protein LOC133791458 has protein sequence MHGVTRFGVKGKLAPRYIGSFEVIERVGEVAYRLNLPARLGHVHNVFHVSMLRKYTPDPSHIIGYEAIPLQENVTYEEQPIRILARELKVLRNREIPVVKVLWWNHREDGATWELELELYEKYPHLFNFQLKVVL, from the coding sequence ATGCATGGTGTGAcgagatttggagtgaagggtaaGCTAGCCCCAAGGTATATTGGATCTTTCGAAGTTATCGAGAGGGTTGGGGAGGTCGCTTACCGATTGAACTTACCAGCGCGGTTGGGGCatgttcacaatgtgttccatgtgtCGATGCTGAGGAAGTATACTCCAGACCCATCACACATCATTGGGTATGAAGCTATTCCTCTTCAAGAGAACGTGACATATGAAGAACAACCTATCAGAATCTTGGCGAGGGAGTTAAAGGTGCTAAGGAATAGGGAAATTCccgtagtcaaggtcttatggtgGAACCATAGAGAAGACGGGGCTACTTGGGAGTTAGAGTTGGAGTTGTATGAgaagtatcctcatttgtttaattttcagcTTAAGGTTGTACTTTGA